A window from Primulina eburnea isolate SZY01 chromosome 2, ASM2296580v1, whole genome shotgun sequence encodes these proteins:
- the LOC140824174 gene encoding uncharacterized protein: MNPLPPPPMGQAPAYQPLLPGELTLAQFSSYLPPIFDSSETGEREEEWIERTEQIFTTEAGLRAQGRIVDWDVFSSRFLDKYFSIAARQKKEKEFEDFRQGSMSVAEYETRYSALLKYVPHIAMNVHAKMRHFLKGLKLELFDRVQSNNPVSFEDAVTRAEMAELVMQEYGGQSFKYQKDSSSSSASSAKRRFDSRRVESRGGSSQSFQGQRGESRAVRCFRCGGPHLIIECTQTEITCFECGGVGHLARQCPSREGQREPRSDRGRSSERGGRQPRQFTPRPSEGQPRMQGAGSPQAQVYALTREQAEEAREEMIAGKCYLCSYPAYILVDIGASHTFISKRFAVEHHMRSSPLSMPLSVSTPSGVDISVVSMISDGIISYEGYELRSDMIILEMIDFDCIMGINVLRRYCATVYGYQRVVYFYTDEKERWTFYGKGSRPRVRLVSAIRMSRLLEHGHEGYFIYVVDVTEKKKEVGIEEIPVVADFAAVFPDEIPGFPPAREVEFGIELMQGTSPISRTPYRMAPVDLRELKAQLQDLLDKGYILPSLSPWGSPVLFVRKKDGTMRICIDYRQLNKPYLDQFVIVFIDDILIYSRSEAEHAGHLRSVLQVLEDRQLYAKLSKCYYRRFIEGFAKIARPLTQLTQKGARFQWSEACERIFQELKHLLTTAPVLSIPTENESCQQIKAERRRPGGELRSLEVPTWKWEHISMDFVTHLPRSTGTIDAIWSSIPLVEFAYNNSYQSSIQMAPFEALYRRRCISPLYWDDVDRAAVKCPDMIHKMGQKVKFIQQRLKALKIDRPPMPIKHEDL, translated from the exons ATGAATCCATTGCCACCTCCTCCTATGGGACAGGCACCTGCATATCAGCCTTTATTGCCTGGTGAGTTGACTTTGGCACAGTTTAGCAGTTATCTTCCACCGATATTTGATAGTTCTGAGACTGGTGAGCGAGAAGAGGAGTGGATTGAGAGGACAGAGCAGATATTT ACGACTGAGGCCGGATTGAGAGCTCAGGGCCGTATTGTTGATTGGGATGTGTTTTCCTCTCGTTTTCTTGATAAGTATTTTTCTATAGCAGCCAGACAGAAGAAAGAGAAAGAATTCGAGGATTTCAgacagggtagtatgtctgttgctgAGTATGAGACCCGATATTCTGCATTGCTGAAATATGTGCCACATATTGCTATGAATGTTCATGCTAAGATGAGGCATTTCTTGAAAGGGTTGAAGTTAGAGTTATTTGATCGTGTGCAATCAAACAACCCGGTATCATTTGAGGATGCAGTGACGAGGGCTGAGATGGCTGAGTTGGTTATGCAGGAGTATGGG GGACAGtcttttaaatatcagaaggaTTCATCTTCTTCTTCAGCATCATCTGCGAAGCGTCGATTTGATTCACGACGTGTTGAGAGTCGTGGGGGCAGTTCTCAGTCTTTTCAAGGGCAGAGAGGAGAGTCCAGAGCAGTGAGATGTTTTCGTTGTGGAGGACCTCATCTGATCATAGAGTGTACACAGACTGAGATCACCTGTTTTGAGTGTGGCGGTGTTGGTCATCTGGCGAGACAGTGTCCTAGTCGTGAGGGACAGCGAGAGCCTAGGAGTGATAGAGGTAGATCCTCAGAGAGAGGAGGACGACAACCTCGGCAGTTTACACCACGACCTTCTGAAGGACAGCCACGTATGCAGGGAGCTGGTTCGCCTCAGGCACAGGTGTATGCTTTGACACGAGAGCAGGCAGAGGAGGCACGAGAGGAGATGATAGCGGGTAAGTGTTATTTATGttcttatcctgcttatattctTGTTGATAttggtgcttcacatacttttatatCGAAGAGGTTTGCGGTTGAGCATCATATGCGCTCGTCTCCATTGTCTATGCCTCTTTCTGTTTCGACACCTTCTGgagttgatatatcagttgtatCTATGATATCAGATGGTATTATTTCTTATGAGGGCTATGAGCTgagatctgatatgattattctAGAGATgattgattttgattgtattatgggAATTAATGTGCTGAGGAGATATTGTGCGACTGTTTATGGTTATCAACGAGTGGTATATTTTTATACAGATGAGAAAGAGCGTTGGACATTTTATGGGAAGGGTTCTCGTCCCCGTGTTCGGTTGGTATCTGCCATCCGGATGTCCCGGTTATTGGAGCATGGACATGAGGgttattttatttatgttgtAGATGTGACAGAGAAAAAGAAGGAGGTGGGAATAGAGGAGATACCTGTAGTTGCTGATTTTGCTGCtgtatttcctgatgagattccaggcttCCCACCAGCCCGTGAAGTGGAGTTTGGGATTGAGTTGATGCAAGGTACTTCCCCTATTTCTCGTACTccttacagaatggcaccagtagATTTGAGAGAGTTGAAAGCCCAGTTGCAGGACTTGCTGGACAAGGGATACATTCTCCCTAGTTTATCGCCTTGGGGTTcaccagtcttatttgtgagaaagaaagacggaacAATGCGAATTTGTATTGACTATCGACAGCTGAATAAG CCTTATCTCGATCAgtttgttattgtgtttattgatgatatattgatatattcTAGGAGTGAGGCTGAGCATGCAGGGCATTTGCGTTCAGTGTTACAGGTGTTGGAAGATAGAcaattgtatgccaaactcagtaaat gttattatcgtcgatttatcgaGGGATTTGCAAAGATTGCTAGACCTTTGACACAATTGACTCAGAAAGGTGCGCGATTTCAGTGGTCTGAAGCATGTGAGAGGatttttcaggagttgaagcacCTACTGACGACTGCACCAGTGTTATCAATTCCTACAGAAAACGAGAG TTGTCAACAGATCAAAGCTGAGAGGAGAAGGCCGGGAGGTGAATTGAGGAGTTTAGAAGTGCCGACttggaaatgggagcacatatcgatggattttgtgactcatttgccAAGAAGCACTGGAACtattgatgctatttgg TCATCTATTCCATTGGTAGAGTTTGCgtataacaatagttatcagaGTAGTATTCAGATGGCTCCATTTGAGGCATTGTACAGGAGACGTTGTATATCTCCGTTATACTGGGATGATGTTGATCGAGCTGCAGTTAAATgtcctgatatgattcataagATGGGACAGAAAGTAAAGTTCATACAGCAACGATTGAAAGCACTCAAGATAGACAGGCCGCCTATGCCAATAAAACACGAAGACCTTTAG